A part of Perognathus longimembris pacificus isolate PPM17 chromosome 16, ASM2315922v1, whole genome shotgun sequence genomic DNA contains:
- the Psapl1 gene encoding LOW QUALITY PROTEIN: proactivator polypeptide-like 1 (The sequence of the model RefSeq protein was modified relative to this genomic sequence to represent the inferred CDS: deleted 5 bases in 4 codons) translates to MLRALLLLPGLLGAAAGPPLPGPPDCARGAQVWCRDLQAAAACGAVEHCRRAVWSQPAARSLPCTVCQDVAAAAGDGLNPDATESDVLASVRRTCAWLPDPAPAARCRALVDAHGPAVLALLAGSRDGAPAEVCASLALCEPLQRTLAAPGAPLTPEAASQAVAPFLAKGALSFRPPPPAGGAVCADCLRLVSRLQAALEANRSLAELSAQGQCDALGPGLRAVCQRYLGRLLLPEERRLRLLPPRAVCGAGGFCEARPGPARWPVHMAAADGVPSLEPAPPARNGLQMESGLTCEVCLDVMQQVDRWLERNSTEALISHALERVCAMLPASVLRQCVALVDQYSPSLVELLARVTPEKVCDTLRLCRGGRRARSLPRAPETAPSPPPPPDGEDEGSFCSTCKNLLGVSTRNLDRRATKRDILNAFKGGCSILPVPYLVQCNHFVVQYQPVVIESLKFLMDPTVVCRKIGACHGSRAPLLGSDQCVLGPSFWCKSEEAAELCDALQHCRRFVWKVAPSPAGEQP, encoded by the exons ATGCTGCGCGCCCTGCTTCTCCTGCCCGGCCTGCTGGGGGCCGCGgccggccccc ccctccccggccccccggaCTGCGCCCGGGGCGCCCAGGTGTGGTGCCGGGACCTGCAGGCGGCGGCCGCGTGCGGCGCGGTGGAGCACTGCCGGAGGGCCGTCTGGAGCCAGCCCGCCGCCCGGTCCCTGCCCTGCACCGTGTGCCAGGACGTGGCGGCGGCC GCGGGCGACGGGCTGAACCCCGACGCCACCGAGTCCGACGTGCTGGCGTCCGTGAGGAGGACCTGCGCCTGGCTGCCggaccccgcgcccgccgcccgctgCCGGGCGCTGGTGGACGCCCACGGGCCGGCCGTGCTGGCC CTGCTGGCGGGGAGCCGGGACGGGGCCCCCGCGGAGGTCTGCGCGTCCCTCGCGCTGTGCGAGCCCCTGCAGCGGACGCTGGCCGCCCCGGGGGCCCCGCTGACCCCCGAGGCCGCCTCCCAGGCGGTGGCCCCCTTCCTGGCCAAAGGCGCCCTGAGCttccgcccgccgccccccgccggggGG GCCGTGTGCGCCGACTGCCTGCGGCTCGTCTCCCGGCTGCAGGCCGCGCTGGAAGCCAACCGGAGCCTGGCGGAGCTGAGCGCCCAGGGCCAGTGCGACGCGCTGGGGCCGGGCCTGAGGGCCGTGTGCCAGCGCTACCTGGGCCGGCTCCTCCTCCCCGAGGAGCGGCGGCTGCGGCTCCTGCCCCCGCGGGCCGTctgcggggcggggggcttctgcgaggcgcggcccggccccgcgcgctggCCGGTGCACATGGCCGCCGCGGAC GGGGTGCCCTCGCTGGAGCCGGCGCCGCCCGCCCGGAACGGGCTGCAGATGGAGTCGGGCCTGACGTGCGAGGTGTGCCTGGACGTGATGCAGCAGGTGGACCGCTGGCTGGAGAGGAACAGCACGGAGGCCCTCATCAGCCACGCCCTGGAGCGCGTGTGCGCCATGCTGCCCGCCTCCGTGCTGCGGCAGTGCGTCGCCCTGGTGGACCAGTACAGCCCCTCCCTGGTGGAGCTCCTCGCCCGGGTCACCCCCGAGAAGGTGTGCGACACCCTCCGCCTGTGCCGCGGCGGGAGGCGGGCCCGCTCCCTGCCCCGGGCCCCCGAGACggcgccctcccccccgccgccgccggacGGGGAGGACGAGGGCAGCTTCTGCTCCACCTGCAAGAACCTGCTGGGCGTCTCCACGCGCAACCTGGACAGGAGGGCCACCAAGCGGGACATCCTGAACGCCTTCAAGGGCGGCTGCAGCATCCTGCCGGTGCCCTACCTCGTCCAGTGCAACCACTTCGTCGTCCAGTACCAGCCGGTGGTCATCGAGAGCCTCAAGTTCCTCATGGACCCCACCGTGGTGTGCAGGAAGATCGGGGCCTGCCACGGCTCGCGGGCCCCGCTGCTGGGCTCCGACCAGTGCGTGCTGGGCCCCAGCTTCTGGTGCAAGAGCGAGGAGGCGGCCGAGCTGTGCGACGCCCTGCAGCACTGCCGGCGCTTCGTGTGGAAGGTGGCGCCCTCCCCCGCCGGCGAGCAGCCCTGA